ATAGCGGACAGGTCCAGAGTATTGCGGGTCGCCGTTTCGAAGGTGCGGATGCCTCGCTCGCAGAGGATGACCTTCTGGTTCCCTTCGCTGAGGATGTACTCGGCACTCATGAGGAACTCCTGGATGGTCATGGACATGCCCCGTTTGAGAAGCACGGGCCTGGAGAGCTGGCCGACCTTTTTCAGCAGGGCGAAGTTCTGGGCGTTGCGGGCGCCGATCTGCAGAATATCCGAATACTCAGCGACGAGGTCGGCAGTCTCAGGATTAACTACTTCGGTAACGATCGGCAGACCGGTCAGGTCGCGGGCCTTTGCCAGGAGTTTCAGTCCTTCCTCTTCAAGGCCCTGGAAGGAATAGGGGGACGTGCGGGGCTTGAAGGCGCCGCCGCGCAGCACGTGGGCACCGGCTTCCTTCACTGCCAAGGCTGAAGAGATGATCTGTTCCTCGCTTTCGACGGAACAGGGGCCGGCCATGACCACTATTTCCTTGCCGCCGATACTGAGAGTATCAGTGATGGGAATGATGCTGGTTTCTTTTTTAACTTCCTTCGAGGCAAGCTTGTATGGCTGCAGGATTGGTACGACGCTTTCCACCCCGTGCATGGACTCGATAGACTGAAGCACTGTTTTCCCCCTTTCGTCGCCAACTGCGCCAATAACATCGCGGGTCGCACCATGGATGACATGGGGCTGGTATCCCAGCTCCCTGACCCGCTTCAACACTTCTTCTCTGTCCTTTTTAACTGCTCCGGATTTCATGACAATGATCATTCTTCCTCTCCTTTTTCCCGAAAACAAAAAGGCCGGAGGATCGCCCCCCCGGCCTTGTAAAATGGTACTGCAAATGAAAAAGCCGGGGGTCGGATTCCTGTCCACCCTCGGCTTTCGGTTTTTATTAGTAAAGTTTACTGCTCTCGCCTAATTCGAACCTCTACCCTGGGCAGACGGCCTAAAGAAAAAGCCGCACCAAAAATAAAAGCTGAAAAAGGAAAAATAACTGGTCGTGAGCATGGTTGCTATAATCGCTGAATCTTTTCCGTCATGTCAAGATTTTTTATTGTATAGGTGAAAAAATAGCGACACGGCGAGCTGACAGGCGCAGCTACTTATTTTTGCTGCGCCTTCAACAATTGCCATGTTATAGTTGGACATTCTGTGGAAAGTATTCCAACCAACAAGGAGAGATTCATGAAACAGCCATTGATTCTTGCCGCCGCCGTCCTGATTTCGCTTCTTCCACTTGCAGGGCAGGCAGATGAGGGGCAGAAGCCGATTCATCCTGTCATTTCATCGGCCCGTCCCGGAGCTGAAAAGCCCAAAGAGGCCGAACAGCCCAAGCAAGTTCAGGTGTCGGGAAAAGTCATGCAAACCATGAACGGCGGAGGGTACACCTATATCCTCGTGAAACAGGCTGACGGCAACAAGATCTGGCTGGCCATTCCCCAGACCAGTGTCGAACTTGGCGCCCAGTTGACCTTCAAGCCGGGCATGGAGATGGTCAATCTGCCCAGCAAATCCTTGAATCGCACTTTTGACAGGATCATCTTCTCGGAAGGAATCGTCGATGAGGGGAAAAATGCGAAAAAGGGGACAAAAAAATCACCGGGCAGCAAGGGGGCAATCGCCGTTGCCGAAGGCAAGATAAAGGTGAAGAAGGCGACGGGTGCCAATGCTTACACAGTCGCTGAGCTTTACAAGCTGAAGGGCAAGCTGAACAAAAAGAACATTGTCGTCAGAGGGAAGGTGGTGAGGGTCTCTGCCAACATCATGGGCAAGAACTGGATCCATCTCCAGGACGGCAGTGGCGATCCGAAGAAAGGTACGCATAATCTGGTTGTCACGTCCCAGGCCATGCCGGTCATCGGGGAGGTCGTTACCGCCAAAGGCGTACTCTACGGTGACAAGGACTTCGGCGGCGGATATAAATATGTGGTAATTGTCGAGAAAGCGGAGCTGGAAATCCAGTAACGGCGGTATTGTCGACCAAAGGCCCCCTGTGCTGCAGGGGGCCTTTTTTATACAACTGCGGAAAATATACTCATAAAGGGAGAGCCGGTTTTGCTGGAGCTTCCTTTTCTTCTCATGAGCCGAGTCAGATAAGGCCAAACTCTTTGACAATCAGCCCCCTTTCCGCTACTTTGGCGGGGTGCAAGACATACTCCTCAGCCATGGTTATCCAGCCCTTTTCCTCCTTAGTTTCCTTGCCTCAACTCTGGTTCCGCTGGGTTCCGAATGGCTGCTGGCGATAATGCTCGTCAATCGACATGATCCGGTAGCTACAGTGGCAGTGGCCACTACCGGCAACCTGCTGGGTGCCTGCACCACCTATTGGCTCGGCATTTATGGGGGACCGTGGCTGATCCGCAGGGTGTTGCGGATTAATGAACAGGCAGAGGCGCGGGCAAAGGAATTCTACCGTCGCTATGGTTCCTGGTCGTTGCTTTTTTCCTGGCTGCCGGTAATCGGCGATCCCCTTTGTCTTGCAGGCGGGCTCTTAAGGATCGGCTTCGTCAGATTTTTCGGGTTGGTTTTCCTCGGCAAGTTTTGTCGATACGCTGCAGTGGCATGGCTGACGTTGCAGGGCTCAAAGATAATAACGGGTTAAATGCCTGATTTTGGAGGTTACATGATAACCCGTCGCAAAAAAGTGCTGGCCAACGGCTTGCGGGTCGTGGCGGTGGAAATGCCACACCTGCATAGTGTGGAGATAGCCGTATATATCAGAGTTGGTGGACGTAATGATCCGCAGCAACAGGCAGGGCTGTCACATTTTCTCGAACACATGC
This region of Geotalea daltonii FRC-32 genomic DNA includes:
- the aroF gene encoding 3-deoxy-7-phosphoheptulonate synthase gives rise to the protein MIIVMKSGAVKKDREEVLKRVRELGYQPHVIHGATRDVIGAVGDERGKTVLQSIESMHGVESVVPILQPYKLASKEVKKETSIIPITDTLSIGGKEIVVMAGPCSVESEEQIISSALAVKEAGAHVLRGGAFKPRTSPYSFQGLEEEGLKLLAKARDLTGLPIVTEVVNPETADLVAEYSDILQIGARNAQNFALLKKVGQLSRPVLLKRGMSMTIQEFLMSAEYILSEGNQKVILCERGIRTFETATRNTLDLSAIPVLKEKTHLPVIVDPSHGTGHYQYVAPMAYAAVASGADGLIIEVHPDPERASSDGPQSLKPKKFARMMAQLKLFAEAADRRL
- a CDS encoding YqaA family protein, with the protein product MQDILLSHGYPALFLLSFLASTLVPLGSEWLLAIMLVNRHDPVATVAVATTGNLLGACTTYWLGIYGGPWLIRRVLRINEQAEARAKEFYRRYGSWSLLFSWLPVIGDPLCLAGGLLRIGFVRFFGLVFLGKFCRYAAVAWLTLQGSKIITG